In the Klebsiella aerogenes KCTC 2190 genome, one interval contains:
- the btuF gene encoding vitamin B12 ABC transporter substrate-binding protein BtuF gives MAKSLQKALTALLLLAPAWLFAAPRVVTLSPANTELAFAAGITPVGVSSYSDYPPAAAKIEQVASWQGMNLERIVALKPDLVLAWRGGNAERQVNQLSSLGIKVIWVETGSIEQIIHALQMLAPWSPQPETARQAAQKMQDDYLALKARYANAPKKRVFLQFGANPLFTSNSASIQNQVLSLCGGENIFAASRVPWPQVSREQVLSRHPQAIVITGDPDKIPAVDRYWQNQLTISLIALHSDWFERAGPRIILAAKQLCTALEQVK, from the coding sequence GTGGCTAAGTCGCTACAGAAGGCGTTAACCGCCCTGCTGTTACTCGCCCCGGCGTGGCTTTTCGCCGCGCCGCGGGTGGTGACGCTCTCCCCGGCCAACACCGAATTGGCCTTTGCTGCCGGCATTACGCCGGTCGGCGTCAGCAGTTATTCCGACTACCCTCCCGCCGCGGCGAAAATCGAACAAGTCGCCAGTTGGCAGGGAATGAACCTTGAACGTATCGTCGCTCTGAAGCCCGATCTGGTGCTGGCATGGCGCGGCGGCAATGCCGAACGCCAGGTGAATCAGCTCAGTTCGCTGGGAATCAAAGTTATCTGGGTTGAAACCGGTTCGATTGAGCAAATCATCCATGCTCTGCAGATGCTAGCGCCGTGGAGCCCACAGCCGGAAACAGCTCGTCAGGCTGCCCAGAAGATGCAAGACGATTACCTTGCGCTAAAAGCCCGCTATGCCAACGCGCCGAAAAAACGCGTATTTCTGCAGTTTGGCGCCAACCCGCTGTTCACCAGCAACAGCGCCTCGATCCAGAATCAAGTATTGAGCCTGTGCGGTGGGGAAAATATTTTTGCCGCCAGCCGCGTTCCCTGGCCGCAGGTCAGCCGCGAACAGGTGCTGTCACGGCATCCGCAGGCGATCGTCATCACCGGCGATCCTGATAAAATTCCCGCCGTGGACCGCTATTGGCAAAATCAGCTCACAATTTCGCTCATCGCCTTACATAGCGACTGGTTTGAACGCGCGGGCCCACGTATTATCCTTGCCGCAAAACAACTCTGTACTGCGCTTGAGCAGGTAAAATAA
- the clcA gene encoding H(+)/Cl(-) exchange transporter ClcA — MKAETPSFEAHQFVRVRRSDAVRRLIQRDKTPLAVLLMAAVVGTLAGLVGVAFEKSVNWVQNQRIGALVQVADHWYLVWPLAFILSGLLAMVGYFLVRRFAPEAGGSGIPEIEGALEELRPVRWWRVLPVKFIGGMGTLGAGMVLGREGPMVQLGGNIGRMVVDVFRLRSPEARHTLLATGAASGLSAAFNAPLAGILFIIEEMRPQFRYNLISIKAVFTGVIMSSIVFRIFNGEGAIIEVGKLSNAPVNTLWLYLVLGMIFGCFGPLFNALVLRTQDMFQRFHGGNIKKWVLIGGLIGGLCGLLGLMQPTAVGGGFNLIPIAAAGNFSVGLLLFIFIARVITTLLCFSSGAPGGIFAPMLALGTLLGTAFGMAAIPLFPSYHLDAGTFAIAGMGALLAASVRAPLTGIVLVLEMTDNYQLILPMIITCLGATLLAQFLGGKPLYSTILQRTLAKQKAEEAAKAQQVPRENT, encoded by the coding sequence ATGAAAGCAGAAACTCCCTCTTTTGAAGCACATCAGTTTGTTCGCGTGCGCCGTAGCGATGCGGTCCGCCGTTTGATTCAACGCGACAAAACGCCGCTGGCGGTATTGTTGATGGCGGCGGTGGTCGGCACGCTGGCCGGGCTGGTGGGCGTGGCGTTTGAAAAGAGCGTGAACTGGGTGCAGAACCAGCGAATTGGCGCCCTGGTGCAGGTGGCGGACCACTGGTACCTCGTCTGGCCGCTGGCCTTCATTCTGTCGGGGCTGCTGGCGATGGTTGGCTATTTTCTGGTGCGCCGCTTTGCGCCGGAGGCCGGCGGTTCCGGGATCCCGGAAATCGAAGGCGCGCTGGAAGAGTTGCGTCCGGTACGCTGGTGGCGCGTGCTACCGGTAAAATTCATCGGTGGTATGGGGACGCTGGGCGCCGGGATGGTGCTGGGGCGCGAAGGGCCGATGGTGCAGCTTGGCGGCAATATCGGGCGTATGGTGGTGGATGTGTTTCGTCTGCGCAGCCCGGAAGCGCGGCACACGCTGTTGGCCACCGGCGCGGCATCAGGCCTCTCCGCGGCCTTCAACGCGCCGCTGGCGGGCATCCTTTTTATCATCGAAGAGATGCGCCCGCAGTTCCGCTACAATCTGATTTCGATTAAAGCCGTGTTTACCGGCGTGATCATGTCGAGCATCGTGTTTCGTATTTTTAACGGCGAAGGGGCGATTATCGAAGTCGGCAAGTTAAGCAATGCGCCGGTGAATACCCTGTGGCTGTATCTGGTGCTGGGCATGATCTTTGGCTGTTTCGGGCCATTGTTTAATGCTCTGGTGCTGCGGACGCAGGATATGTTCCAGCGCTTCCACGGCGGCAATATCAAAAAATGGGTGTTGATTGGCGGGCTTATCGGCGGCCTTTGCGGCCTGCTGGGTCTGATGCAGCCAACGGCGGTAGGCGGCGGTTTTAACCTTATCCCCATCGCCGCTGCCGGTAACTTCTCGGTTGGGCTGCTGCTGTTCATCTTTATTGCTCGCGTCATTACCACGCTGCTGTGCTTCTCTTCCGGCGCGCCGGGAGGGATTTTCGCCCCGATGCTGGCGCTGGGGACGCTGCTGGGAACGGCATTCGGCATGGCTGCCATCCCGCTGTTTCCCTCCTATCATCTGGATGCCGGTACCTTCGCTATCGCCGGGATGGGGGCGTTGCTGGCGGCTTCGGTACGCGCGCCACTCACCGGAATTGTGCTGGTGCTGGAGATGACCGATAACTATCAGCTCATTTTGCCAATGATTATTACCTGCCTTGGGGCAACACTATTGGCGCAGTTCCTCGGAGGTAAGCCTTTGTATTCGACCATTCTGCAGCGTACCCTGGCGAAACAGAAGGCCGAAGAGGCGGCGAAAGCGCAGCAGGTACCCCGGGAGAATACTTGA
- the hemL gene encoding glutamate-1-semialdehyde 2,1-aminomutase: MSKSENLYNAARELIPGGVNSPVRAFTGVGGTPLFIERADGAYLYDVDGKAYIDYVGSWGPMVLGHNHPAIRNAVIEAAERGLSFGAPTEMEVKMAELVTELVPTMDMVRMVNSGTEATMSAIRLARGFTGRDKIIKFEGCYHGHADCLLVKAGSGALTLGQPNSPGVPADFAKHTLTCTYNDLASVRAAFEQYPQDIACIIVEPVAGNMNCIPPQPEFLPGLRALCDEFGALLIIDEVMTGFRVALAGAQSYYGVEPDLTCLGKIIGGGMPVGAFGGRREVMDALAPTGPVYQAGTLSGNPIAMAAGFACLSEVAQPGVHETLTELTNQLADGLLNAARETGIPLVVNNVGGMFGIFFTEAETVTCYQDVVKCDVERFKRFFHLMLEEGVYLAPSAFEAGFMSIAHSEADINNTIDAARRMFAKL; encoded by the coding sequence ATGAGCAAATCTGAAAATCTGTATAACGCCGCCCGCGAACTTATCCCCGGCGGCGTCAACTCGCCGGTCCGCGCCTTTACTGGCGTCGGCGGCACCCCGCTGTTTATTGAACGTGCGGATGGCGCCTACCTGTACGATGTCGATGGTAAAGCTTATATCGATTATGTCGGTTCCTGGGGCCCAATGGTGCTGGGTCACAACCATCCGGCCATTCGTAACGCCGTGATTGAAGCGGCAGAGCGCGGGTTAAGCTTCGGCGCGCCAACCGAAATGGAAGTCAAAATGGCGGAACTGGTTACTGAACTGGTGCCGACCATGGATATGGTGCGCATGGTAAACTCCGGCACCGAAGCCACCATGAGCGCCATTCGCCTGGCGCGCGGCTTCACCGGCCGCGACAAAATCATCAAGTTCGAAGGATGCTACCACGGTCACGCCGACTGCCTGCTGGTGAAAGCCGGCTCCGGCGCACTGACTCTCGGCCAGCCGAACTCGCCGGGCGTACCGGCGGATTTCGCTAAGCATACTCTGACCTGTACCTATAACGATCTTGCCTCGGTACGCGCGGCGTTTGAACAATATCCGCAGGATATCGCCTGTATCATCGTCGAACCGGTGGCCGGCAATATGAACTGCATTCCGCCGCAGCCGGAGTTCCTGCCGGGCCTGCGCGCGCTGTGCGACGAGTTTGGCGCGTTGCTGATAATTGACGAAGTGATGACCGGCTTCCGCGTCGCGCTGGCGGGCGCCCAATCTTATTACGGCGTGGAGCCGGATCTGACCTGTCTGGGTAAAATCATCGGCGGCGGTATGCCGGTGGGCGCTTTCGGCGGTCGCCGCGAGGTCATGGACGCGCTGGCGCCGACCGGTCCGGTATACCAGGCCGGTACGCTGTCAGGCAACCCTATCGCCATGGCCGCAGGCTTCGCCTGCTTAAGCGAAGTGGCGCAGCCGGGCGTGCATGAAACCCTGACCGAGCTGACCAATCAACTGGCGGATGGCCTGCTGAACGCGGCGCGCGAAACCGGGATCCCGCTGGTGGTGAATAATGTCGGCGGCATGTTCGGCATCTTCTTTACCGAAGCCGAAACCGTCACCTGCTATCAGGATGTGGTGAAGTGCGATGTTGAACGTTTCAAGCGTTTCTTCCACCTGATGCTGGAAGAAGGGGTTTACCTCGCCCCGTCGGCGTTTGAAGCCGGCTTTATGTCCATCGCCCATAGCGAAGCGGATATCAACAACACTATCGATGCCGCGCGTCGGATGTTTGCCAAACTGTAA
- the erpA gene encoding iron-sulfur cluster insertion protein ErpA: MSDDVALPLEFTEAAANKVKHLIADEDNPNLKLRVYITGGGCSGFQYGFTFDDQINEGDMTIEKQGVGLVVDPMSLQYLVGGAVDYTEGLEGSRFIVTNPNAKSTCGCGSSFSV; encoded by the coding sequence ATGAGTGATGACGTAGCGTTGCCGCTGGAATTTACCGAAGCCGCAGCGAATAAAGTAAAACATCTGATTGCGGATGAAGATAATCCGAACCTGAAACTGCGCGTGTACATCACCGGCGGCGGTTGCAGCGGTTTCCAGTATGGCTTCACCTTTGACGATCAGATCAACGAAGGCGATATGACCATCGAGAAACAGGGCGTCGGCCTGGTGGTTGACCCGATGAGCCTGCAGTATCTGGTTGGCGGCGCCGTCGACTATACCGAAGGCCTGGAAGGTTCACGTTTCATCGTGACTAACCCGAACGCGAAAAGCACCTGCGGCTGCGGCTCCTCGTTCAGCGTTTAA
- the degP gene encoding serine endoprotease DegP has translation MKKTTLAMSALALSLGLALSPLSASAAETASSATTAQQMPSLAPMLEKVMPSVVSINVEGSTTVNTPRMPRNFQQFFGDNSPFCQDGSPFQSSPFCQGGGQGAPGDNAQQQKFMALGSGVIIDAAKGYVVTNNHVVDNATTIKVQLSDGRKFDAKVVGKDPRSDIALIQIQDPKNLTAIKLADSDALRVGDYTVAIGNPFGLGETVTSGIVSALGRSGLNVENYENFIQTDAAINRGNSGGALVNLNGELIGINTAILAPDGGNIGIGFAIPSNMVKNLTEQMVKFGQVKRGELGIMGTELNSELAKAMKVDAQRGAFVSQVMPGSAAAKAGIKAGDVITTLNGKPISSFAALRAQVGTMPIGSKVELGLLRDGKPVNVTVELQQSNQNQVDSSSIFNGIQGAEMSNKGQDKGVVVSNVKAGTPAAQIGLKKGDIIVGANQQPVKNIADLRKIFDAKPSVLALNIQRGDTSIYLLMQ, from the coding sequence ATGAAAAAAACCACGTTAGCAATGAGTGCTCTGGCTCTGAGTTTAGGTCTGGCGTTGTCCCCGCTCTCTGCGAGCGCGGCTGAAACGGCTTCCTCGGCGACCACTGCGCAGCAGATGCCGAGCCTGGCGCCGATGCTGGAAAAAGTGATGCCGTCTGTGGTGAGCATCAACGTCGAGGGCAGCACGACTGTTAACACGCCGCGGATGCCGCGTAACTTCCAGCAATTCTTCGGTGACAACTCGCCGTTCTGCCAGGATGGTTCGCCATTCCAGAGCTCTCCATTCTGTCAGGGCGGCGGCCAGGGCGCCCCTGGCGATAACGCGCAGCAGCAGAAATTTATGGCGCTCGGTTCCGGGGTAATTATTGATGCGGCCAAAGGCTACGTGGTGACCAATAACCACGTGGTCGATAATGCCACCACCATTAAAGTTCAGCTGAGCGATGGCCGTAAGTTCGATGCGAAAGTCGTCGGTAAAGATCCGCGCTCCGACATCGCGCTGATTCAAATTCAGGATCCGAAAAACCTGACGGCGATTAAGCTTGCCGACTCTGACGCGCTGCGCGTCGGCGACTACACCGTGGCGATCGGTAACCCGTTCGGCCTCGGCGAAACCGTGACTTCCGGTATCGTCTCCGCATTGGGCCGCAGCGGCCTGAACGTGGAAAACTATGAAAACTTCATCCAGACCGATGCGGCTATTAACCGCGGTAACTCCGGCGGCGCGCTGGTGAATCTCAACGGTGAACTGATCGGTATCAACACCGCAATCCTTGCTCCGGACGGCGGCAACATCGGTATCGGCTTTGCTATTCCGAGCAACATGGTGAAAAACCTGACCGAGCAGATGGTCAAGTTTGGCCAGGTGAAACGCGGCGAACTGGGGATCATGGGTACCGAGCTGAACTCCGAGCTGGCGAAGGCAATGAAAGTTGATGCCCAGCGCGGCGCGTTTGTAAGCCAGGTGATGCCGGGCTCTGCGGCGGCGAAAGCGGGTATTAAAGCTGGCGACGTGATTACCACCCTGAACGGCAAGCCGATCAGCAGTTTCGCGGCGCTGCGTGCGCAGGTCGGTACGATGCCTATCGGCAGCAAAGTCGAGCTGGGCCTGCTGCGCGACGGCAAGCCGGTCAACGTTACCGTTGAACTGCAGCAGAGCAATCAGAACCAGGTTGACTCCAGCAGCATCTTTAACGGCATTCAAGGCGCGGAAATGAGCAACAAGGGCCAGGACAAAGGTGTGGTGGTGAGCAACGTGAAAGCGGGCACGCCGGCGGCGCAGATTGGTCTGAAGAAAGGCGACATCATTGTCGGCGCTAACCAGCAGCCGGTGAAAAACATCGCTGACCTGCGCAAAATCTTCGATGCAAAACCGTCCGTACTGGCGCTGAATATTCAGCGTGGTGATACCTCTATCTACCTGCTGATGCAATAA
- a CDS encoding CdaR family transcriptional regulator yields the protein MAGWHLDTKMAQDIVARTMRIIDTNINVMDARGRIIGSGDRERIGELHEGALLVLSQGRVVDIDDAVARHLHGVRQGINLPLRLEGEIVGVIGLTGEPESLRKYGELVCMTAEMMLEQSRLMHLLAQDSRLREELVMNLIQAEENTPALNEWAQRLGIDLNQPRVVAMIEVDSGQLGVDSAMAELQQLQTALTTPDRNNLVAIVSLTEMVVLKPALNAFGRWDADDHCKRVEQLIARMKENGQLQFRVALGNFFTGPGSIARSYRTARTTMMVGKQRMPESRSYFYQDLMLPVLLDSLRGGWQANELARPLTRLKAMDNNGLLRRTLQAWFRHNVQPLATSKALFIHRNTLEYRLNRISELTGLDLGSFDDRLLLYIALQLDEQR from the coding sequence ATGGCTGGCTGGCATCTTGATACCAAAATGGCGCAGGATATCGTGGCGCGAACGATGCGCATCATTGATACCAATATTAACGTAATGGATGCCCGCGGGCGCATTATTGGCAGCGGCGATCGTGAGCGTATTGGTGAATTGCACGAAGGCGCGCTGCTGGTGTTGTCGCAGGGGCGGGTGGTTGATATCGATGATGCGGTCGCTCGCCATCTGCACGGCGTGCGTCAGGGGATTAACCTGCCGCTGCGTCTTGAAGGGGAAATCGTCGGCGTTATCGGATTAACCGGCGAGCCCGAATCGCTGCGTAAGTATGGTGAGCTGGTGTGTATGACCGCGGAGATGATGCTCGAACAGTCGCGGCTGATGCATCTGCTGGCGCAGGACAGCCGCCTGCGTGAAGAACTGGTCATGAACCTGATTCAGGCGGAAGAAAATACCCCGGCGCTCAACGAATGGGCGCAGAGACTGGGCATCGACCTCAATCAACCACGGGTGGTGGCGATGATTGAAGTTGATAGCGGCCAGCTTGGCGTCGATAGCGCGATGGCGGAACTACAGCAGTTGCAGACAGCGCTGACCACGCCGGATCGCAACAACCTGGTGGCGATTGTCTCGTTGACCGAGATGGTGGTATTGAAACCCGCGTTAAATGCCTTTGGCCGCTGGGACGCCGACGACCACTGCAAGCGCGTTGAGCAACTGATTGCCCGTATGAAAGAGAACGGCCAGCTACAGTTCCGCGTTGCGTTAGGTAATTTCTTTACTGGTCCGGGCAGTATCGCACGCTCTTATCGGACCGCGCGTACGACGATGATGGTAGGGAAGCAGCGGATGCCGGAAAGCCGCAGCTACTTTTATCAGGATCTGATGCTGCCGGTGCTGCTGGATAGCCTGCGCGGCGGCTGGCAGGCCAATGAGCTGGCGCGCCCGCTGACGCGACTGAAGGCGATGGATAACAACGGCCTGTTGCGCCGCACCTTGCAGGCATGGTTTCGTCATAACGTGCAGCCGTTGGCCACCTCAAAGGCGCTGTTTATTCATCGTAATACCCTGGAGTATCGTCTCAATCGGATTTCGGAATTAACCGGGTTGGACCTGGGAAGTTTTGACGACCGTCTGCTGCTGTACATTGCATTGCAGCTGGATGAGCAACGCTGA
- the mtnN gene encoding 5'-methylthioadenosine/S-adenosylhomocysteine nucleosidase, whose amino-acid sequence MKIGIIGAMEEEVTLLRDKIENRQTISIGGSEIYTGQLHGTEVALLKSGIGKVAAAMGATLLLERCKPDVIINTGSAGGLAPTLKVGDIVVSDEARYHDADVTAFGYEYGQLPGCPAGFKADDKLIAAAETCIKALNLNAVRGLIVSGDAFINGSVGLAKIRHNFPQAVAVEMEATAIAHVCHNFSIPFVVVRAISDVADQQSHLSFDEFLAVAAKQSTLMVENLVQNLARG is encoded by the coding sequence ATGAAAATTGGCATTATTGGCGCCATGGAAGAAGAAGTTACCCTTCTGCGCGACAAAATCGAGAACCGCCAGACTATCTCTATCGGCGGTAGCGAAATCTATACCGGCCAACTTCACGGTACCGAGGTTGCTCTGCTGAAATCCGGCATTGGTAAAGTAGCAGCTGCCATGGGCGCCACCCTGTTGCTGGAGCGCTGCAAGCCGGATGTGATTATCAATACCGGTTCCGCGGGCGGTCTGGCGCCGACGCTGAAAGTCGGCGACATCGTGGTCTCTGACGAAGCGCGTTATCATGATGCCGACGTCACCGCGTTCGGCTACGAATACGGCCAACTACCTGGCTGTCCGGCAGGTTTCAAAGCTGATGACAAACTGATTGCCGCCGCGGAAACCTGCATTAAGGCGCTGAATCTCAACGCCGTTCGTGGGCTGATCGTCAGCGGCGACGCATTCATCAACGGCTCGGTAGGGCTGGCGAAAATCCGCCACAACTTCCCGCAGGCCGTTGCCGTAGAAATGGAAGCGACCGCCATCGCCCACGTCTGCCATAACTTCAGCATTCCCTTTGTGGTGGTGCGCGCAATCTCTGACGTCGCTGACCAGCAGTCGCATCTTAGCTTCGACGAGTTCCTCGCCGTCGCCGCCAAGCAGTCCACCCTGATGGTGGAAAACCTGGTGCAGAACCTGGCGCGTGGCTAA
- a CDS encoding TRIC cation channel family protein, protein MLVYWLDIIGTAVFAISGVLLAGKLRMDPFGVLVLGVVTAVGGGTIRDMALANGPVFWVKDPTDLVVAMVTSMLTILLVRQPRRMPKWVLPVLDAVGLAVFVGIGVNKAFIAHTGPLVAICMGVVTGVGGGIIRDVLAREVPMILRTEIYATACIVGGIVHATAHYTFQLSLENSAMLGMMVTLVIRLAAIRWHLKLPTFALDDNGRS, encoded by the coding sequence ATGCTTGTCTATTGGCTGGATATTATTGGCACAGCCGTATTTGCTATCTCCGGCGTATTGCTGGCAGGAAAATTACGCATGGACCCTTTCGGGGTGCTGGTATTAGGCGTGGTTACCGCCGTGGGCGGCGGGACTATCCGCGATATGGCGCTGGCCAATGGCCCGGTGTTCTGGGTAAAGGATCCGACCGATCTGGTGGTAGCGATGGTCACCAGTATGTTAACGATTCTACTGGTCCGCCAGCCGCGGCGCATGCCGAAATGGGTACTGCCGGTGCTGGATGCCGTCGGCCTGGCGGTGTTTGTCGGCATCGGCGTGAATAAAGCCTTTATTGCCCATACCGGCCCGCTGGTAGCTATCTGCATGGGCGTGGTCACCGGCGTCGGAGGCGGGATTATCCGCGACGTACTGGCGCGAGAAGTTCCGATGATTCTGCGCACCGAAATCTACGCCACCGCCTGCATTGTCGGCGGTATCGTACACGCGACGGCACACTATACCTTTCAACTGTCGCTGGAAAACTCGGCGATGTTAGGCATGATGGTGACGCTGGTAATACGCCTGGCGGCGATTCGCTGGCACCTGAAGCTACCGACCTTTGCGTTAGATGATAACGGACGGTCATAA
- the dgt gene encoding dGTPase has protein sequence MANIDFRNKIHWRRRYRSPQGVETEREILRVFESDRGRIINSPAIRRLQQKTQVFPLERNAAVRTRLTHSLEVQQVGRYIAKEVLSRLKEQKLLECYGLDELSGPFESVVEMACLMHDIGNPPFGHFGEAAINDWFSKRLAPKDAASQPLSQDRCQVDALRLHDGEGMLNELRRKVRQDLCCFEGNAQGIRLVHTLMRMNLTWTQVGCILKYTRPAWWRGETLASHSYLMKKPGYYLAEEEYIARLRKELDLAPYNRFPLTWIMEAADDISYCVADLEDAVEKRIFSAEQLYQHLYDAWGTHEKGSLFAQVVENAWEKSRANSLSRSTEDQFFMYLRVNTLNKLVPYAAHRFIENLPAIFSGDFNHALLEDDSDCSQLLELYKNVAIKQVFSHPDVEQLELQGYRVISGLLDIYEPLLKLSLEEFSQLVEQDRVRSLPIASRLFQKLSTRHRLAYVEAVNKLSRDTEEYPVLEYYYRCRLIQDYISGMTDLYAWDEYRRLMAVE, from the coding sequence ATGGCAAATATTGATTTTCGCAACAAGATTCACTGGCGTCGGCGCTACCGTTCGCCGCAGGGTGTAGAGACGGAACGCGAGATCCTGCGGGTGTTTGAAAGCGATCGCGGGCGCATTATCAATTCACCGGCCATCCGGCGCCTGCAGCAAAAAACCCAGGTCTTTCCACTTGAGCGTAACGCGGCGGTCCGCACCCGACTCACCCATTCGCTCGAAGTCCAGCAGGTCGGGCGCTACATCGCCAAAGAGGTGCTAAGCCGCCTGAAAGAGCAAAAGCTGCTGGAATGTTACGGTCTGGATGAACTGAGCGGCCCGTTTGAAAGCGTGGTGGAGATGGCCTGCCTGATGCACGATATCGGCAATCCGCCATTTGGCCATTTTGGCGAGGCGGCAATTAACGATTGGTTCAGCAAACGGCTGGCGCCGAAAGATGCCGCCAGCCAGCCGTTAAGCCAGGATCGCTGCCAGGTTGACGCGCTGCGTCTGCACGATGGCGAAGGGATGCTCAACGAACTACGGCGTAAGGTGCGTCAGGATTTGTGCTGCTTTGAAGGCAATGCTCAGGGCATCCGTCTGGTGCACACGCTGATGCGTATGAACCTGACCTGGACCCAGGTCGGCTGCATTCTGAAATATACGCGGCCGGCGTGGTGGCGGGGAGAGACGCTTGCCAGCCATAGCTACTTAATGAAAAAACCTGGTTATTATTTAGCCGAAGAAGAGTATATCGCGCGGCTGCGTAAAGAATTGGATCTGGCGCCTTACAATCGTTTTCCATTAACGTGGATTATGGAAGCTGCCGATGATATCTCATATTGCGTTGCTGACCTCGAAGATGCGGTAGAAAAACGAATATTCAGCGCGGAGCAATTGTATCAGCATCTCTATGACGCGTGGGGCACTCATGAAAAAGGATCATTGTTCGCCCAAGTTGTAGAAAACGCGTGGGAGAAATCGCGCGCAAATTCACTGAGCCGCAGCACTGAAGATCAGTTCTTTATGTATTTACGGGTTAATACGTTGAATAAACTGGTGCCTTATGCGGCGCATCGGTTTATCGAAAACTTACCGGCTATTTTTAGCGGCGATTTTAATCATGCGCTGTTAGAGGACGACAGCGATTGTAGTCAGCTACTTGAACTTTATAAAAACGTCGCCATAAAACAGGTGTTTAGTCATCCTGATGTTGAACAGCTGGAATTGCAGGGCTACCGGGTTATCAGCGGGCTGCTGGATATCTACGAGCCGTTACTGAAATTATCGCTGGAGGAGTTCAGCCAATTGGTGGAACAAGATCGGGTACGCAGTTTGCCTATTGCTTCGAGGTTGTTCCAGAAACTTTCGACCCGACATCGGTTGGCTTATGTGGAGGCGGTAAATAAGCTTTCGCGCGATACCGAAGAATATCCCGTGCTGGAGTATTATTACCGCTGTCGATTGATTCAGGACTATATCAGCGGAATGACGGATTTGTATGCGTGGGATGAATATCGCCGTCTGATGGCGGTGGAATAA